A single window of Sebastes umbrosus isolate fSebUmb1 chromosome 16, fSebUmb1.pri, whole genome shotgun sequence DNA harbors:
- the fam177a1 gene encoding protein FAM177A1, whose protein sequence is MADLSLYLTNANVSLGQTMETDKNPAGTTDFERLEMGDSAGRGVKVPRRTIYFASGETMEEYSTDEEDEVEGPVKRDVITVDSSKLTWGPYFWFHMWRMGTSTISVCDYMGERLASLFGITTPKYQYAIDEYYRIKKEEEEEEEEDRLAETAERRFAEQRRGEQDEPHPATVEQPESSGASFVNISFDLEPEAPLKAADTNRVPSPLPS, encoded by the exons ATGGCAGATCTGTCGTTGTATTTAACCAATGCCAATGTTTCACTGGGGCAAACTATGGAAACTGATAAG AATCCAGCAGGGACGACAGACTTTGAGAGGCTGGAGATGGGAGACTCTGCCGGGAGGGGGGTGAAGGTTCCCCGCAGGACCATCTACTTTGCCAGTGGAGAGACCATGGAGGAGTACAGCACCGACGAAGAGGACGAAGTGGAGGGGCCTGTGAAGAGAGATGTCATTACTGTAGATTCG TCCAAACTGACCTGGGGTCCATATTTCTGGTTCCACATGTGGAGAATGGGCACCTCCACTATCTCAG TGTGTGACTACATGGGGGAGAGACTGGCCTCTCTGTTTGGCATCACTACTCCTAAATACCAGTATGCTATTGATGAGTACTACCGTATCAAGAAAGAG gaggaggaggaagaggaggaggaccgTCTGGCTGAGACGGCGGAGCGTCGGTTTGCGGAGCAGCGGAGAGGTGAGCAGGATGAGCCTCATCCCGCTACCGTGGAGCAGCCAGAATCATCCGGAGCCTCCTTTGTAAATATTAGCTTTGACCTCGAACCTGAAGCTCCTCTCAAAGCTGCAGACACCAACAGAGTCccttctcccctcccctcctga
- the ppp2r3c gene encoding serine/threonine-protein phosphatase 2A regulatory subunit B'' subunit gamma: MAKEQLPQWSDMLKRRLANSTKDERSDEEQKAEETELFTRYYTEWKGGGDKDKSYKNIPRFYYRLPAEDEVLLQKLREESRAVFLQRKSRELLDNEELQNLWFLLDKHQVPPVSGEEAMISYVAYLQVGEKAGTKCNKFFTARVYSKLLHSDPYGRISIMQFFNYVMRKVWLHQTRIGLSLYDVAGQGHLRESDLENYILELIPTLPQLDGLEKSFYSFYVCTAVRKFFFFLDPLRTGKIKIQDILACSFLDDLLELRDEELSKESQESNWFSAPSALRVYGQYLNLDKDHNGMLSKEELSRYGTATLTSVFLDRVFQECLTYDGEMDYKTYLDFVLALENRKEPAALQYIFKLLDMDNQGYLNVFSLNYFFRAIQEQMKLHGQEMVTFQDVKDEIFDMVKPKDPYKITLQDLVNSCQGDTVSSILIDLNGFWTYENREVLVANDSDGSNAADHDDT; the protein is encoded by the exons ATGGCTAAAGAACAACTGCCTCAATGGTCGGATATGTTGAAAAGGAGGTTAGCAAACTCTACAAAAG ACGAGAGGAGCGACGAGGAACAGAAAGCAGAAGAAACAGAGCTGTTCACCAGATATTACACCGAGTGGAAGGGAGGAGGCGACAAAGACAAGTCCTACAAGAACATCCCACGGTTCTACTACagg CTACCAGCAGAGGATGAAGTATTACTTCAGAAACTGAGAGAGGAATCCAGAGCCGTCTTCCTCCAGAGGAAGAGCAGAGAACTGCTGGATAATGAGGAActacag aATCTTTGGTTTCTGCTTGATAAGCACCAGGTGCCTCCTGTGAGTGGAGAGGAGGCCATGATCAGCTATGTAGCCTACCTGCAGGTGGGGGAGAAGGCCGGGACCAAGTGCAA TAAATTCTTCACAGCCAGAGTGTACTCCAAGCTGCTCCACAGCGACCCTTACGGCAGGATCTCCATCATGCAGTTCTTTAACTACGTCATGAGGAAAG TATGGCTGCATCAGACCCGGATAGGCCTGAGTCTGTATGATGTAGCAGGACAGGGCCACCTCAGAGAGTCG GATCTGGAGAACTACATCCTGGAGCTGATCCCCACTCTGCCTCAGCTGGATGGACTGGAGAAGTCCTTCTACTCTTTCTACGTCTGCACCGCTGTTCgcaagttcttcttcttcctcgaCCCCCTCCGAACAG gaAAGATTAAAATCCAGGATATATTGGCCTGCAGTTTTCTGGACGACTTATTGGAG TTGAGAGATGAGGAGCTTTCTAAAGAGAGTCAGGAGTCCAACTGGTTCTCAGCCCCCTCAGCTCTCCGAGTCTACG GCCAGTACCTCAACCTGGATAAGGATCACAACGGCATGTTGAGCAAAGAGGAGCTTTCACGCTACGGCACAGCTACGCTCACCTCCGTCTTCCTGGACAGAGTGTTTCAGGAGTGTCTCACCTACGATGGAGAAATG GACTATAAGACCTATCTAGACTTCGTATTGGCGTTGGAGAACAGGAAGGAGCCAGCAGCGTTGCAGtatattttcaaacttttggACATGGACAATCAAGGATACCTCAATGTCTTCTCCCTCAACTATTTCTTCAGG GCCATTCAGGAGCAGATGAAACTCCACGGTCAGGAGATGGTCACCTTCCAGGATGTCAAG GATGAGATCTTTGACATGGTGAAGCCTAAAGACCCCTACAAGATCACTCTCCAGGACTTGGTGAACAGTTGCCAGGGTGATACCGTCTCCAGCATCCTGATTGACCTCAACGGCTTCTGGACCTATGAGAACAGAGAAGTGCTGGTTGCCAACGACAGCGACGGCAGCAACGCGGCTGACCACGATGACACCTGA